The following are encoded together in the Pseudoalteromonas piscicida genome:
- a CDS encoding winged helix-turn-helix transcriptional regulator — protein MTTSIKTRVLDRIDLAILDALQRNGRISNVNLAKEVNLSPSPCLDRVKKLESEGYIEGYTARLNAAKLGQHLVAHVEITLKSSTEAVFEVFKQHIVKIPNVVSCDMVAGGFDYLVKIRVQDMRQYREVLGQIVEIPGVGTNHTYMVIEHVKEDMGVEVLNYQ, from the coding sequence ATGACGACTTCCATTAAAACTCGGGTATTAGATCGCATCGATTTAGCAATCTTAGACGCGCTCCAACGCAATGGTCGGATCTCTAATGTAAACTTGGCCAAAGAGGTAAACTTGAGTCCGAGTCCTTGTCTCGATCGAGTGAAAAAACTCGAGTCTGAGGGGTATATCGAAGGATATACGGCAAGATTAAATGCCGCAAAACTTGGCCAGCATTTGGTCGCGCATGTTGAGATCACCTTGAAAAGCTCGACCGAAGCAGTATTTGAGGTGTTTAAACAGCATATTGTAAAAATCCCCAACGTCGTTTCTTGTGATATGGTAGCAGGTGGCTTTGATTACTTAGTTAAGATCCGGGTGCAGGATATGCGTCAATATCGTGAGGTATTAGGTCAAATCGTTGAAATACCAGGAGTTGGTACAAATCATACCTATATGGTGATAGAACACGTCAAAGAAGACATGGGTGTAGAAGTGCTGAATTATCAGTAA
- a CDS encoding SDR family NAD(P)-dependent oxidoreductase, with translation MNVLITGGQGGLAAYLSDELKRLGHEVEAPSRAQLDVSKPAEVERFFNDKSYDCVINAAGTLYSSLVADSDPNLWIRDIEVNLIGTYLISRAAIKANKAVHLINVASTAAFNSYKDWTSYCAAKAGVVTLSKGLHKDGYKITVLCPGAIDTKLRDGLTINNPNVMSIPQGAAPILEAVTTPQHIGKLFFYRLNESRSESLD, from the coding sequence ATGAACGTGTTAATAACGGGTGGACAGGGTGGTCTTGCCGCTTATTTAAGCGATGAATTGAAGCGCTTAGGACACGAAGTGGAAGCACCATCGCGCGCGCAGCTTGATGTCTCTAAACCAGCTGAAGTTGAGCGTTTTTTTAACGACAAATCTTATGACTGTGTAATCAATGCTGCAGGAACGCTCTACTCAAGTTTAGTCGCAGACTCTGATCCAAATCTCTGGATCCGTGACATCGAAGTCAACCTAATCGGCACTTATTTAATTTCTCGTGCTGCAATTAAAGCAAACAAAGCGGTACATTTGATCAATGTGGCGTCGACGGCGGCATTTAACAGTTACAAAGATTGGACGTCTTATTGCGCTGCGAAAGCGGGTGTGGTGACCTTATCTAAAGGTCTTCACAAAGACGGCTACAAAATAACAGTACTGTGTCCCGGGGCAATAGATACTAAGCTGCGCGATGGTCTTACTATCAATAATCCCAATGTGATGAGCATACCACAAGGTGCTGCGCCAATCTTAGAGGCTGTAACTACACCACAGCACATCGGTAAGCTGTTTTTTTATCGCCTGAATGAAAGTCGTAGCGAGTCGCTTGATTAG
- a CDS encoding adenylyltransferase/cytidyltransferase family protein has protein sequence MKNKIVYVSGTFDLFHSNHLKMISYGRGLGDTLIVGVSTDELVCSYKKPPAVPFEERLAIIEGLRDPDLAIPQRTLDHRETVKNLNIDVFVIGDDWKGKYDYLKELGVQVFYFPYGAGVSSSNLKQKIYDQYKKLIEQSDNHPIPEPQK, from the coding sequence ATGAAAAATAAGATTGTTTATGTCTCAGGAACATTTGATTTATTTCACAGTAATCATTTAAAAATGATTAGTTATGGCCGAGGTTTAGGAGACACGTTGATCGTTGGTGTGAGCACCGATGAACTTGTTTGTTCTTATAAAAAGCCACCGGCAGTGCCATTTGAAGAGCGTTTGGCGATCATCGAAGGGTTAAGAGACCCAGATCTTGCTATTCCACAACGTACTTTAGATCATCGTGAAACGGTGAAAAATCTAAATATTGATGTGTTCGTGATTGGCGATGATTGGAAGGGAAAATATGATTATCTGAAAGAGCTTGGAGTTCAGGTATTTTACTTTCCTTATGGTGCTGGCGTCAGCTCCAGTAACTTAAAGCAAAAAATCTACGATCAGTATAAAAAGCTGATAGAGCAAAGCGACAATCATCCAATCCCAGAGCCACAGAAATGA
- a CDS encoding SDR family oxidoreductase produces the protein MQKVVLITGASRGIGAATAQLLGQQGFTVVINYKQNVQAAETVADTILSNNGKAHLLQADVTDEKSVEAMFDKIKTDIGMVTHLVNNAGVLSTQTRVEHMTAERINNMLTNNVTPYFICAREAIKHMRLSADPAQCAIVNVSSAASYLGGANEYVDYAAAKGAIDSFTKGLSLELAAEQIRVNCVRPGCIYTDIHGDGGEPNRVDRLADFLPLKRGGTATEVANAIAWLLSNEASFVTGTFIDLAGGK, from the coding sequence ATGCAAAAAGTGGTACTTATCACCGGTGCGAGCCGCGGGATTGGTGCGGCAACGGCTCAACTGCTGGGACAACAAGGATTTACCGTTGTGATAAATTACAAGCAGAACGTGCAAGCTGCGGAAACTGTCGCCGATACTATCCTAAGTAATAATGGTAAAGCGCATTTGTTACAAGCAGATGTCACAGACGAAAAATCTGTAGAGGCAATGTTTGACAAGATAAAGACCGATATTGGCATGGTTACGCATCTGGTCAACAACGCTGGGGTGCTGAGCACGCAAACTCGAGTGGAACACATGACCGCAGAGCGTATCAACAATATGCTTACCAATAATGTTACGCCGTATTTTATTTGTGCTCGAGAAGCAATTAAACACATGCGTTTGAGCGCTGATCCAGCACAGTGCGCGATTGTGAACGTATCGTCGGCAGCTTCTTATTTAGGTGGGGCCAATGAATATGTTGACTACGCGGCTGCAAAAGGTGCAATAGACAGCTTCACTAAAGGCCTATCTCTGGAATTAGCCGCTGAGCAGATCCGTGTGAACTGCGTAAGACCGGGCTGTATTTATACCGATATCCACGGCGACGGTGGCGAGCCAAACCGAGTTGATCGTCTAGCCGATTTTTTACCGCTGAAGCGAGGTGGAACCGCAACTGAAGTTGCCAATGCCATCGCTTGGCTTTTAAGTAACGAAGCAAGCTTTGTTACAGGAACTTTTATTGATTTAGCTGGAGGGAAATAG